The following are encoded together in the Citrus sinensis cultivar Valencia sweet orange chromosome 1, DVS_A1.0, whole genome shotgun sequence genome:
- the LOC112498857 gene encoding nicotinate N-methyltransferase 1-like, translating into MEDNECRDGRKKVRLANTPLSASQILTHILPSGSGDAENLQRILRLLTSYGVFSEHREFGGQMKYSITEIGKSLVTDAEGLSYAPYVLQHHQDALMSMWPLVYEAVLDPTIEPLVKVHGKPAYSYYGKMPEMNGLMRKAMSGVSVPFMTSVLDGYNGFKGVKRLVEVGGSAGDCLRMILQKHRFICEGMNFDLPEVVGEAPSIPGVTHIGGDMFKSIPATDAIFMKWVLTTWTDDECKLIMENCYKALLAGGELLQGSSGRRRTVTRLFPREENCYKALPTGGKLIACEPVLPDDSNESQRTRALLEGDIFVMTIYRAKDNCVSLGGPSEKEEVVQLQSRLDILKGTRGETCGRIAGSLSPKKQISVFVEDEVKTPEFPDEVGFIFSPRKASTCTSDEEAISANEKANALPEFSLTHGIKTFHKDGFHDFGSARLDGENTWSVVSKEAKALVHLNENALCSSSSQPTCKANKSGKDAQKSRSPKLIAVSCKNVYIWKLDFTF; encoded by the exons ATGGAAGATAACGAGTGTAGAGATGGCAGGAAGAAGGTAAGATTGGCCAACACCCCTCTCTCCGCCTCCCAGATCTTGACACATATCCTCCCATCCGGCAGTGGGGATGCCGAGAACTTGCAACGTATCCTCCGCTTGCTCACCAGCTACGGCGTGTTCTCGGAGCATCGCGAATTTGGAGGCCAAATGAAGTACAGCATCACCGAGATTGGGAAATCCCTGGTTACTGATGCCGAGGGTCTATCGTACGCGCCCTACGTGCTCCAGCATCACCAGGACGCGCTTATGAGCATGTGGCCTTTAGTGTACGAGGCCGTTCTGGACCCAACTATTGAGCCACTTGTGAAAGTCCATGGCAAGCCGGCATATAGTTATTATGGGAAGATGCCTGAAATGAACGGCTTGATGCGAAAAGCCATGTCGGGAGTGTCTGTGCCGTTCATGACGTCTGTTTTGGACGGTTACAATGGGTTCAAAGGTGTGAAGCGATTGGTTGAAGTGGGTGGGAGTGCAGGTGATTGCCTGAGGATGATATTACAGAAACATCGTTTTATATGTGAAGGGATGAATTTTGATTTGCCTGAGGTTGTTGGGGAAGCTCCAAGTATCCCTGGAGTGACCCATATTGGTGGGGACATGTTTAAGTCCATTCCTGCCACTGATGCTATCTTTATGAAGTGGGTTTTAACTACATGGACTGATGATGAATGCAAGCTGATAATGGAGAACTGTTACAAGGCTCTTCTGGCAGGAGGAGAACTGTTACAAGGCTCTTCCGGCAGGAGGAGAACTGTTACAAGGCTCTTCCCGCGGGAGGAGAACTGTTACAAGGCTCTTCCGACAGGAGGAAAACTAATTGCTTGCGAGCCTGTGCTGCCTGATGATTCAAACGAAAGTCAGAGGACTCGTGCTCTCTTAGAAGGGGACATTTTTGTTATGACCATCTACAGGGCCAAAG ATAATTGTGTTTCGTTGGGTGGGCCATCGGAGAAAGAG GAAGTAGTGCAACTTCAATCGCGACTAGACATACTAAAAG GTACTCGTGGAGAAACTTGTGGAAGGATTGCTGGCAGTTTATCACCAAAG AAGCAAATAAGTGTCTTTGTGGAAGACGAGGTTAAAACGCCTGAATTTCCTGATGAGGTTGGTTTTATCTTCTCGCCAAGGAAGGCATCAACATGTACCTCAGATGAAGAAGCAATCTCTGCTAATGAG aagGCCAATGCACTCCCAGAATTTTCACTCACTCATGGCATTAAGACATTCCACAAAGATGGATTTCATGATTTTGGAAGTGCAAGGCTAGATGGGGAGAACACGTGGTCTGTAGTAAGTAAAGAAGCTAAGGCACTTGTCcacttaaatgaaaatgctttatgctcatcatcatcacagCCCACCTGCAAAGCAAACAAATCTGGTAAAG ATGCTCAAAAAAGCCGTAGTCCCAAACTAATTGCTGTCAGCTGCAAGAATGTCTACATATGGAAGTTGGATTTCACCTTCTGA